One Nitrospina watsonii DNA segment encodes these proteins:
- the cysE gene encoding serine O-acetyltransferase codes for MFRQIREDIDVAIEKDPAARNAFEVLACYPGVHALIAYRVNHWLWKCRLKLVARVCSYIARWLTGIEIHPAAIIGKRFFIDHGMGVVIGETSEIGDNVFMYHGVTLGGLSMKKGKRHPTIQENVVIGAGAQVLGPITVGKNSKIGSGSVVVQSVPSYSTVIGVPARVVFSGISADQEDAEEIFRDPMSQAIEYVLDRLPQMERDIRALREAVNLESPDSEPAPPPQPVPLATKSKIKKASNES; via the coding sequence ATGTTTCGACAGATCAGAGAAGACATCGACGTGGCGATTGAAAAGGACCCCGCTGCGCGCAATGCCTTTGAGGTGTTGGCGTGCTATCCCGGCGTCCACGCGTTGATCGCGTATCGCGTCAATCACTGGTTGTGGAAATGCAGGCTGAAGCTGGTCGCCCGCGTGTGCTCCTATATCGCGCGCTGGCTGACGGGCATTGAAATCCATCCGGCGGCGATCATCGGCAAACGTTTTTTCATCGACCACGGCATGGGCGTGGTGATCGGCGAAACCTCCGAGATCGGCGACAACGTGTTCATGTATCACGGCGTCACCCTGGGCGGTCTCAGTATGAAGAAGGGCAAGCGCCATCCGACGATTCAGGAGAATGTCGTCATCGGCGCCGGAGCGCAGGTGCTGGGCCCCATCACCGTTGGCAAGAACAGCAAGATCGGTTCCGGCTCGGTGGTGGTGCAGAGTGTGCCTTCGTATTCGACGGTCATCGGCGTGCCGGCCCGGGTGGTGTTCTCCGGCATCTCGGCCGATCAGGAAGACGCCGAGGAAATTTTCCGCGACCCCATGTCGCAGGCGATCGAGTACGTGCTGGACCGGTTGCCGCAGATGGAGCGGGACATCCGCGCCCTGCGCGAGGCGGTCAATCTGGAGTCCCCCGATTCCGAACCCGCACCGCCTCCCCAGCCGGTGCCGCTTGCAACGAAATCAAAAATAAAAAAAGCCTCCAACGAGTCTTGA
- a CDS encoding cysteine desulfurase family protein, giving the protein MNAIYLDHNATTPVHPDALEAMLPLLQDDFGNPSSTHSRGRSVRVKMDIAREQVAALIHADPREMVFTSGGTESDNLAVLGVARALKDKGRRIVTTRAEHPAVLNACLELEKEGFVIDYAPIDAYGQVQVDALEALLTGETLLVSIQSANSEVGTLQPVERIGAVVRQRGILFHTDAVQSVGKVPVDVQSFPVDLLSMSSHKIYGPKGVGALFMRRGIPQLKPLLIGGGQEKKRRGGTENIPGIVGFGRAAEIALQTLETEPARLLALKQRLRQGLENRLPGVRVFGHSEHSLPNTLNLGFDGVDGQTLMIRLDLAGIFVSTGTACSSGSVLPSDVLTAMGVADEHIQQSIRISLGRSNRTEDVDTVVETLVRIVLDIREKSPVPS; this is encoded by the coding sequence ATGAACGCCATTTATCTCGATCACAACGCCACCACTCCCGTCCATCCCGATGCACTGGAGGCCATGCTGCCGTTGCTGCAGGACGACTTCGGCAACCCGTCGAGCACGCACTCGCGTGGACGGTCGGTGCGCGTCAAAATGGACATCGCCCGCGAGCAGGTGGCGGCACTGATCCATGCCGACCCGCGCGAGATGGTGTTCACCAGCGGCGGCACCGAGTCCGACAACCTCGCTGTGCTGGGTGTGGCGCGTGCGCTGAAGGACAAGGGACGGCGTATCGTCACCACGCGGGCGGAACACCCGGCGGTGCTCAACGCCTGTCTGGAGTTGGAAAAAGAGGGATTCGTCATCGATTACGCGCCGATCGATGCCTACGGGCAGGTGCAGGTCGATGCACTGGAAGCGTTGCTGACCGGGGAAACCCTCCTCGTCAGCATCCAATCCGCCAACAGCGAGGTCGGTACTTTGCAGCCGGTGGAGCGCATCGGCGCGGTGGTGCGGCAACGCGGCATTTTGTTCCACACCGATGCGGTGCAGAGCGTGGGCAAGGTGCCGGTCGATGTGCAGAGTTTCCCCGTCGATTTGCTATCGATGTCCTCGCACAAAATTTACGGACCGAAAGGCGTCGGAGCCCTGTTCATGCGGCGCGGCATCCCGCAACTCAAGCCGTTGCTCATCGGCGGCGGTCAGGAAAAGAAGCGGCGCGGTGGCACCGAGAATATTCCGGGCATCGTCGGTTTCGGTCGCGCGGCGGAAATCGCATTGCAGACTCTGGAGACGGAACCGGCGCGTTTGCTGGCCTTGAAGCAGCGGCTGCGGCAGGGCCTGGAGAACCGGCTGCCGGGCGTGCGCGTTTTCGGTCACTCTGAACACAGCTTGCCGAACACGCTCAACCTCGGCTTCGATGGCGTGGATGGGCAAACCCTGATGATCCGTCTCGACCTCGCAGGCATTTTCGTCTCCACCGGCACCGCGTGCAGTTCCGGTTCCGTGCTGCCGTCTGACGTGTTGACGGCGATGGGGGTGGCGGACGAGCATATTCAGCAGTCCATCCGCATCAGTCTTGGCCGCAGCAACCGGACCGAAGATGTGGACACGGTGGTGGAAACGCTGGTGCGGATCGTGCTCGATATCCGCGAGAAAAGCCCGGTTCCTTCCTGA
- a CDS encoding segregation and condensation protein A: protein MSYQFKLPIFEGPLDLLLHLIKEQKMDIQDIPIHDITKQYMAYIDIMQDLNLEVAGEYLVMAAELTRIKSKFLLPVQKRPMDEEEGDEGHDPRAELTRRLMDYRRFKDAAFKLRQMEHERQQIFTRHAPVDIPEEEEETEETLVDATVFDLFSAFKKVLDQKTFKTDIEIKITTLSVADHIRSVLGRLNRLESLSFEALFDEATSKQEVIVTFLALLELMRMKLVRCQQSQHFEAIRLYLASDPEAQEAALKDFDEPEPHLPPEVNEA, encoded by the coding sequence ATGAGTTATCAATTCAAGCTTCCCATTTTTGAAGGCCCGCTGGACCTGCTTCTGCATCTGATCAAGGAGCAGAAGATGGACATCCAGGACATTCCGATCCACGACATCACCAAACAGTACATGGCCTACATCGACATCATGCAGGACCTCAACCTGGAAGTCGCGGGCGAGTACCTGGTGATGGCGGCGGAGCTGACCCGCATCAAATCCAAGTTCCTGCTGCCGGTGCAGAAACGCCCGATGGATGAGGAAGAAGGCGACGAGGGACACGACCCGCGCGCCGAGTTGACGCGCCGCCTCATGGACTACCGCCGCTTCAAGGATGCGGCCTTCAAGCTGCGCCAGATGGAACACGAACGTCAGCAGATTTTCACGCGCCACGCGCCGGTGGACATTCCGGAAGAGGAGGAAGAGACGGAGGAAACGCTGGTCGATGCCACGGTGTTCGACCTGTTCAGCGCTTTCAAAAAAGTCCTCGACCAGAAAACCTTCAAAACCGACATCGAAATCAAAATCACCACGCTGTCGGTGGCCGACCACATCCGCAGCGTGCTGGGCCGGTTGAACCGTTTGGAAAGCCTGTCGTTCGAAGCTTTGTTCGATGAAGCCACCAGCAAGCAGGAGGTCATCGTCACCTTCCTCGCCCTCCTCGAACTGATGCGCATGAAACTGGTGCGCTGCCAGCAGAGCCAGCATTTCGAGGCCATCCGCCTCTACCTCGCCTCCGACCCGGAAGCGCAGGAAGCCGCGCTCAAGGATTTCGACGAGCCGGAACCGCACCTGCCGCCTGAAGTGAATGAAGCCTGA
- a CDS encoding glycine zipper domain-containing protein, which translates to MTKVFVPFLILSFIFSGCASYGNYQPVIDPKADASPQTLQVDLKECRELAAQAAETVQEAGKGSVVGGAIGAFFGGLFGFITGNPVRGASTGAVIGGGVGGVKGGLSAEEKYKRVYRNCMRNRGHTVLD; encoded by the coding sequence ATGACCAAAGTCTTTGTGCCGTTCCTGATTCTGAGCTTCATTTTTTCGGGGTGTGCCAGTTACGGCAATTACCAACCGGTGATCGATCCCAAGGCCGATGCCTCTCCGCAGACCCTGCAAGTTGATTTGAAAGAGTGCAGGGAGCTCGCCGCCCAGGCCGCCGAGACGGTGCAGGAGGCGGGCAAGGGTTCGGTGGTGGGCGGAGCCATCGGTGCCTTCTTCGGCGGCCTTTTTGGTTTCATCACCGGCAACCCGGTGCGCGGCGCTTCGACTGGCGCGGTCATCGGCGGCGGTGTCGGCGGGGTGAAGGGGGGCCTGAGCGCCGAGGAAAAATACAAACGGGTGTACCGCAACTGCATGCGCAATCGCGGCCACACCGTTTTGGACTGA
- a CDS encoding 16S rRNA (uracil(1498)-N(3))-methyltransferase — protein sequence MRRFFVPPEQIEDARVVLRGSDVNHIRNVLRLQEGDRIVVLDGQGRQFEVRLTSLGNKEVTGDVVATMAMDTESPVRIVMGQGIIKGNGFDSVVRRAVELGVHQILPVQTKRCVARPKKQEESKKLERWQRIAEEAAKQSGRSRIPEVGPGIPALDVFCDHVKDADLKLLFWENETATRVRDLANQSSDGNVETIAFLAGPEGGWDPEETAWLTGQGFQSVGLGPRILRAESASLVILSLLQQQWGDL from the coding sequence ATGCGTCGATTCTTTGTGCCGCCTGAACAGATCGAGGATGCCCGCGTGGTGCTGCGCGGCAGCGACGTCAACCACATCCGCAATGTGTTGCGTTTGCAGGAGGGCGATCGCATCGTCGTGCTCGATGGACAGGGACGGCAATTCGAGGTGCGGCTCACGTCGCTGGGTAACAAGGAAGTGACGGGAGACGTGGTGGCCACGATGGCGATGGATACGGAGTCGCCGGTACGCATCGTCATGGGGCAGGGCATCATTAAAGGCAACGGGTTCGACAGCGTGGTGCGCCGTGCGGTGGAGCTGGGTGTACACCAAATCCTGCCGGTGCAGACGAAGCGCTGCGTGGCGCGTCCCAAAAAGCAGGAGGAGAGCAAGAAGCTGGAACGCTGGCAGCGCATCGCGGAAGAAGCGGCGAAGCAGTCCGGCCGCTCCCGCATCCCGGAAGTGGGACCGGGCATCCCGGCTCTCGACGTGTTCTGCGATCATGTGAAAGACGCCGACCTCAAACTGCTGTTCTGGGAAAACGAAACCGCCACCCGCGTGCGCGACCTTGCCAACCAGAGCAGCGACGGGAACGTGGAAACGATCGCTTTCCTGGCGGGACCGGAAGGCGGCTGGGATCCGGAAGAAACCGCCTGGCTGACCGGGCAGGGGTTTCAGAGCGTCGGACTGGGGCCGCGCATCCTGCGTGCCGAGTCGGCGTCGCTCGTCATCCTGTCCTTGTTGCAGCAACAATGGGGCGATCTGTAA
- a CDS encoding RtcB family protein, with product MQKKHLQRKSETEWWIEPTGPMRVPGIIYGSEDLIEAMDDKVREQVSNVAALPGIQKASYAMPDAHWGYGFPIGGVAAFDPDQGGVISAGGVGFDISCGVRTLHTGLVRDDIERVKETLADALYAHIPAGVGSRGAIRLNPEQMDAMLQGGAAWAVAQGWGLPEDLQAIEERGRMAGADAGCVSPQAKKRQKDEMGTLGSGNHYLEVQEVTDLYDSEIATAFGLQVGDIVLSVHCGSRGLGHQIGTEFLKSMALAARSHGITLPDRELACAPIHSELGQQYLGAMRAAMNCAMANRQIITHLVRQIFAEVLPLAELDLLYDVSHNTCKMEEHDIDGVRKNVFVHRKGATRSFGPGHADIPQAFRSLGQPVLIGGTLGTASYILCGTQQTMGLAFGSAVHGAGRQMSRRQATKQWQGRAVIDELAARGILIRSPSQRGVAEEAPGAYKDVSQVVEAAHVAGLARKVARLEPVICVKG from the coding sequence ATGCAGAAAAAACATTTGCAGCGGAAATCGGAAACGGAATGGTGGATCGAGCCCACCGGGCCGATGCGCGTGCCGGGGATCATTTACGGCAGCGAAGACCTGATCGAGGCCATGGATGATAAGGTGCGCGAGCAGGTGAGTAACGTCGCCGCGCTGCCCGGCATCCAGAAAGCCTCCTATGCCATGCCCGACGCGCACTGGGGTTACGGCTTTCCCATCGGCGGCGTGGCCGCGTTTGATCCCGACCAGGGCGGTGTCATCTCGGCGGGCGGCGTGGGGTTCGATATTTCCTGCGGCGTGCGCACGTTGCACACGGGGCTGGTGCGCGACGACATCGAACGCGTGAAGGAAACCCTGGCGGACGCATTGTACGCCCACATCCCGGCGGGGGTGGGCAGTCGCGGCGCCATCCGCCTCAACCCGGAACAGATGGATGCGATGCTGCAAGGCGGCGCCGCCTGGGCCGTCGCTCAGGGCTGGGGCCTGCCGGAAGATTTGCAGGCCATCGAGGAGCGGGGACGCATGGCCGGGGCCGACGCGGGTTGCGTGTCGCCGCAGGCCAAAAAACGGCAGAAGGATGAAATGGGCACGCTGGGGTCGGGCAATCATTACCTGGAAGTGCAGGAGGTGACCGATCTGTACGATAGCGAGATTGCCACCGCGTTCGGTTTGCAAGTGGGGGATATCGTGCTCTCCGTGCATTGCGGGTCGCGCGGACTGGGTCACCAGATCGGCACCGAGTTTTTGAAATCCATGGCCCTTGCAGCCCGCAGTCACGGCATCACGCTTCCCGACCGCGAACTGGCCTGCGCGCCGATCCATTCCGAACTGGGCCAGCAGTACCTGGGCGCGATGCGCGCCGCCATGAACTGCGCCATGGCCAACCGCCAGATCATCACGCATCTGGTGCGGCAGATCTTCGCCGAAGTGCTGCCGCTGGCCGAACTCGACCTGCTCTATGATGTGTCGCACAACACCTGCAAGATGGAGGAGCACGACATCGACGGCGTGCGCAAAAACGTGTTCGTGCATCGCAAGGGCGCGACGCGGTCGTTCGGGCCGGGGCATGCGGACATCCCGCAAGCGTTCCGGTCCCTCGGTCAGCCGGTATTGATCGGCGGCACCCTGGGCACCGCGTCGTACATCCTGTGTGGCACGCAGCAGACGATGGGGCTGGCCTTCGGTTCGGCGGTGCACGGGGCCGGACGGCAGATGAGTCGGCGGCAGGCGACGAAGCAGTGGCAGGGCCGCGCCGTCATCGACGAGCTGGCGGCGCGCGGCATCCTCATCCGCAGTCCTTCACAACGCGGCGTCGCCGAGGAAGCTCCCGGCGCGTACAAAGATGTCAGCCAGGTGGTGGAAGCGGCGCACGTCGCCGGACTGGCCCGCAAGGTCGCCCGGCTGGAACCGGTGATCTGTGTGAAAGGTTGA
- the kdsB gene encoding 3-deoxy-manno-octulosonate cytidylyltransferase: MSAKPKVLAVIPARWGSTRFPGKPLAPLLGRPMIQWVTERAQSASSISEVIVATDDERIAKAVEGFGGQAVMTSPDHESGSDRIAEVVSDRACDVVVNVQGDEPLIPPENIEQVVQILLADKDAAAATLMSAIDNYEDVFDPNVVKVVADNTGRALYFSRSPIPYLRDAWQNKSPEQIRSEPFPERTWFRHIGLYAYRCDFLLEYTRLQQTPLERQERLEQLRILENGFAIRVGETDRVSLGVDREEDLRKVESLAKAQEQEGIESQPGRRS; the protein is encoded by the coding sequence ATGTCCGCGAAGCCGAAGGTTCTTGCCGTCATCCCGGCCCGCTGGGGTTCCACCCGGTTTCCCGGCAAACCCCTGGCGCCGCTGCTGGGGCGTCCTATGATCCAATGGGTGACCGAGCGTGCTCAGTCGGCCTCTTCCATTTCAGAAGTTATTGTGGCGACCGATGATGAACGCATTGCCAAAGCGGTTGAAGGGTTTGGAGGGCAGGCGGTCATGACGTCCCCCGACCACGAGTCGGGTTCCGACCGCATTGCCGAGGTGGTGTCGGACCGGGCCTGTGATGTGGTGGTCAATGTACAGGGAGACGAACCGTTGATTCCGCCGGAAAACATCGAACAGGTGGTGCAGATTCTGCTTGCAGACAAAGACGCCGCCGCAGCCACGCTGATGTCTGCCATCGACAATTACGAAGATGTTTTCGATCCCAACGTGGTGAAGGTGGTTGCGGACAACACGGGCCGCGCTTTGTATTTTTCGCGGTCGCCGATCCCGTACCTGCGGGATGCCTGGCAGAACAAATCCCCCGAACAAATCCGCAGTGAACCGTTCCCGGAGCGCACCTGGTTCCGCCATATCGGCCTGTATGCCTACCGGTGCGATTTTCTGCTGGAGTACACGCGCCTGCAGCAGACGCCTTTGGAACGGCAGGAACGGCTGGAGCAGTTGCGGATTCTGGAAAACGGGTTTGCTATCCGGGTGGGGGAGACGGATCGGGTGTCTTTGGGAGTGGATCGGGAAGAAGATTTACGTAAGGTAGAGAGCCTGGCGAAAGCGCAGGAACAAGAAGGGATTGAATCGCAACCGGGGAGACGCTCTTGA
- a CDS encoding saccharopine dehydrogenase family protein: MSYRYAVLGSGRQGIAAAYDLARFGDAESVTLCDADPESARRGAQRVNALLNTKQACAVAVDVTDGHGLLKVLQGQHATVSAVPFHYNLGITEVAIEAGSSLVDMGGNTEVVRRQLALDDRAQAKGVSLVPDCGMAPGLNINMGVRAMEHVEEPQELHIWDGGLPLDPKPPYNYVQLFHINGLTNEYAGHAHFIRNGHVTEVPCLTETELIEFEPLGTLEAVVTAGGLSTAPWTFEGKLRRLENRTLRYFGHWEHFKTFQELGLFSEEPIAVNGQNVVPRELYHALLEDKIKAENIQDICLIRVQCLGITANKMASCTLDLIETADLETGFTAMEKLTGWHASLIAILAAQGKLPRGAVPVDAALKGDLFDAEIAKRGWDLQKAMTP; the protein is encoded by the coding sequence ATGAGCTATCGGTATGCCGTTCTCGGCTCCGGCCGCCAGGGCATCGCCGCCGCCTACGACCTCGCGCGCTTCGGCGACGCCGAATCCGTCACCCTCTGCGACGCCGATCCTGAATCCGCCCGCCGGGGTGCGCAACGCGTCAACGCCCTCCTCAATACGAAACAGGCCTGCGCCGTGGCGGTGGATGTCACCGATGGGCACGGGCTGCTGAAAGTCCTGCAAGGCCAACACGCAACCGTCAGCGCGGTGCCGTTCCACTACAACCTTGGCATCACCGAGGTCGCCATCGAAGCCGGGTCCAGTTTGGTGGACATGGGCGGCAACACGGAGGTCGTGCGCCGGCAACTGGCACTGGACGATCGCGCCCAGGCCAAAGGCGTCAGCCTGGTCCCCGACTGCGGCATGGCGCCGGGGCTCAACATCAACATGGGCGTGCGCGCCATGGAGCATGTTGAAGAACCGCAGGAGCTGCACATCTGGGACGGCGGCCTGCCCCTGGACCCCAAGCCCCCCTACAATTACGTGCAACTGTTCCACATCAACGGCCTGACCAACGAGTATGCCGGGCACGCCCATTTCATCCGCAACGGCCATGTGACCGAGGTGCCCTGCCTGACGGAAACGGAGTTGATCGAATTCGAACCGCTGGGCACGCTGGAAGCGGTGGTCACCGCAGGCGGATTGAGCACCGCTCCGTGGACGTTTGAAGGAAAACTGCGTCGGTTGGAAAATCGCACCCTGCGTTACTTCGGGCACTGGGAACATTTCAAGACGTTTCAGGAACTGGGCCTGTTCAGCGAAGAACCGATTGCCGTGAACGGGCAAAACGTGGTGCCGCGGGAGCTGTACCACGCTCTTCTGGAAGACAAGATCAAGGCCGAAAACATTCAGGATATCTGCCTCATCCGTGTGCAGTGCCTGGGCATCACCGCCAACAAGATGGCCTCCTGCACGCTGGACCTGATCGAGACGGCGGATCTCGAAACCGGCTTCACCGCCATGGAAAAACTGACCGGCTGGCACGCCTCGCTCATTGCCATCCTCGCCGCACAGGGCAAACTACCGCGGGGAGCGGTCCCCGTGGACGCCGCACTCAAGGGCGATCTGTTTGATGCGGAAATCGCAAAACGCGGGTGGGATTTGCAAAAAGCCATGACACCGTGA
- a CDS encoding archease yields the protein MTTASWEHFPHDADMGIRGFGRNVEEAFEQAALAMTAVITDPAQVEPRQKVSIACTAPDPEFLLVDWLNALIYEMATQGLLFSRFKVHIEGERLTATAWGEPVDRAKHQPAVEVKGATLTALEVGQDDSSRWRAQCIVDV from the coding sequence ATGACCACCGCCTCGTGGGAACATTTTCCTCATGATGCGGACATGGGCATCCGTGGGTTCGGTCGCAACGTCGAAGAGGCGTTCGAACAGGCGGCGCTGGCCATGACGGCGGTCATCACCGATCCGGCGCAGGTCGAACCCCGTCAGAAAGTATCGATCGCCTGCACCGCCCCCGATCCGGAATTCCTGCTCGTCGATTGGCTGAACGCCCTCATCTATGAAATGGCCACGCAGGGCCTGTTGTTCTCGCGCTTCAAGGTGCATATTGAAGGAGAGCGGTTGACGGCCACCGCCTGGGGCGAGCCGGTGGATCGGGCAAAGCACCAACCCGCCGTCGAGGTCAAGGGCGCGACGTTGACCGCACTTGAGGTGGGGCAGGACGACTCCAGCCGCTGGCGGGCGCAATGCATCGTCGATGTTTGA
- a CDS encoding HAD family hydrolase, with the protein MSSPTQAVLFDWAYTLVDLVDEDDRAPLKKVFDHLAAKEVTLPDFDTAYQACHDIFYKMIAVSRESGLEARFEVALQSLFFRYNISLNGVATLRELLALYYEDIYAQRRVYPETVAALEALKGRGLRLGIVSNTTNPGYMKDREQQMLGLSHYFEFSIYSSEAPFRKPHSSIFHLAIDRLGLPAGRILFVGDNPAADIAGAQGVGMQTAWINRDHQPVPDGLKPDHVIHSLAEVPELVHPA; encoded by the coding sequence ATGAGTTCTCCCACGCAGGCGGTGCTGTTCGACTGGGCGTACACGCTGGTCGATCTGGTGGATGAAGACGACCGCGCCCCGCTCAAAAAAGTATTCGATCACCTGGCAGCAAAGGAGGTGACGCTGCCGGATTTCGATACCGCTTACCAAGCCTGCCACGATATTTTTTACAAGATGATTGCGGTGTCGCGGGAATCGGGCCTGGAGGCGCGTTTTGAGGTCGCCCTGCAATCTCTGTTTTTCCGTTACAACATTTCATTGAATGGAGTGGCGACCTTGCGGGAGTTGCTGGCTTTGTATTACGAGGACATTTATGCGCAGCGCAGGGTGTATCCGGAAACGGTGGCGGCGCTCGAAGCGCTGAAGGGGAGGGGGCTGCGTCTGGGCATCGTGTCCAACACCACCAACCCCGGTTACATGAAAGACCGCGAGCAACAGATGCTGGGCCTCAGCCACTATTTTGAGTTTTCCATTTATTCGTCGGAGGCGCCGTTCCGCAAGCCGCATTCTTCCATCTTTCATCTGGCCATCGACCGGCTCGGGCTGCCCGCCGGGCGCATCCTGTTCGTCGGCGACAACCCGGCGGCGGACATCGCCGGAGCGCAAGGGGTCGGTATGCAGACGGCCTGGATCAACCGCGACCACCAACCGGTGCCCGACGGGCTGAAGCCGGACCATGTCATTCACAGTCTGGCCGAAGTGCCGGAGCTGGTGCACCCCGCCTGA
- a CDS encoding tetratricopeptide repeat protein, whose translation MPNILITPRLIGILTLTAAFLLSGCQSMPWNKKTEDELALEQEFEQELDSQMENASANPQDENQLFTDSGEGASSTLSEEEKSFFGESPETQEIGSQQPVESQQMETAGEQEAGFFGDEAGATEENLDAFMDDTTKSGTGTAVMTEAPEAGTNAGFDSIDQKTDVEEMKVDIQILQSQQEALIQRVKELQTVLQDMEPRLTATQERLEANLNMAAQQTVNLVPEIETLKQHINTLAGEIHNLKEGAAMQQTKMAPRKGPATMKKTTAYKPPQEYTTALNAYRNSNYDESIMLFQEYRLKNPPEDLKDNIIFWLGNNYYQLGRYDEAMTHFEMVLNQHPQGNKVHDSRFMMGVTLQKMGDTGRALDVLEKALQMNPPSEVRQKIERHLMEIK comes from the coding sequence ATGCCTAACATCCTGATCACACCCCGCCTCATAGGTATTTTGACTTTGACCGCCGCGTTTTTGTTGTCCGGGTGCCAGTCCATGCCCTGGAACAAAAAAACCGAAGACGAACTGGCTTTGGAGCAAGAGTTTGAACAGGAACTGGACAGTCAGATGGAAAACGCTTCGGCGAACCCCCAAGACGAAAATCAGCTTTTCACCGATTCCGGGGAGGGGGCGTCGAGCACGTTGAGCGAAGAGGAAAAAAGCTTTTTCGGTGAAAGTCCCGAAACCCAGGAAATCGGCAGTCAGCAGCCGGTGGAATCCCAGCAAATGGAAACGGCTGGGGAGCAGGAGGCGGGTTTTTTCGGTGACGAAGCGGGAGCCACGGAAGAAAATCTGGATGCGTTCATGGACGACACCACGAAATCCGGAACCGGCACGGCGGTGATGACGGAAGCGCCGGAGGCGGGCACCAACGCGGGTTTTGACAGCATCGACCAGAAAACGGATGTGGAAGAAATGAAGGTCGATATCCAGATTTTGCAGAGCCAGCAGGAAGCCCTCATTCAGCGCGTCAAGGAACTGCAAACGGTGCTTCAGGATATGGAGCCGCGCTTGACCGCCACGCAGGAACGGCTGGAGGCCAACCTCAATATGGCGGCCCAGCAGACGGTGAACCTGGTTCCGGAAATCGAGACCTTGAAGCAGCACATCAACACGCTGGCCGGAGAAATTCATAATCTAAAAGAAGGCGCGGCGATGCAGCAGACCAAGATGGCGCCGCGCAAGGGGCCGGCCACCATGAAAAAAACCACGGCCTACAAACCTCCTCAGGAATACACCACCGCGCTCAACGCCTACCGCAACAGCAATTATGACGAGTCCATCATGCTGTTTCAGGAATACCGGTTGAAGAATCCACCCGAAGACCTCAAGGACAACATCATTTTCTGGCTGGGCAACAATTATTACCAGCTGGGCCGTTACGATGAAGCCATGACTCATTTTGAAATGGTGCTGAACCAGCACCCGCAGGGCAACAAGGTGCATGACAGCCGGTTCATGATGGGCGTCACCCTGCAAAAGATGGGTGATACCGGCCGGGCGCTGGATGTGCTGGAAAAAGCCTTGCAGATGAACCCGCCTTCCGAAGTGCGGCAGAAAATCGAGCGGCATTTGATGGAGATCAAGTAG
- a CDS encoding DUF2284 domain-containing protein: MISDLPNLKRLPTQRIASHQVIQEAEDLGSVKVKVIAIPEIALANWVRLRCQFECSYFNQRFTCPTFTPTPDEMNDILMDYNRALVVEAPSSEDVHRLILSLETRLREKGFFKAFGLDGLPCNLCEVCTIETRCQHPDKARPTMQACGIDVSQTLLNIGWDFAVKFQPCTEGHTIGMVLLD, from the coding sequence ATGATTTCCGACCTGCCCAATCTCAAACGTCTGCCCACGCAACGCATTGCTTCTCATCAGGTGATTCAGGAAGCGGAGGACCTGGGCAGCGTGAAGGTCAAGGTGATTGCGATCCCAGAAATTGCGTTGGCAAACTGGGTGCGCCTGCGTTGCCAGTTCGAGTGTTCGTATTTCAACCAGCGTTTCACCTGTCCCACCTTCACCCCGACCCCCGACGAGATGAACGACATCCTCATGGACTACAACCGCGCCCTGGTCGTGGAAGCGCCGAGTTCGGAGGACGTGCACCGCCTGATTCTCAGTCTCGAAACCCGGCTGCGCGAAAAAGGGTTTTTCAAGGCATTTGGGCTGGATGGCCTGCCCTGCAACCTGTGCGAGGTGTGCACCATCGAGACACGATGTCAGCATCCCGATAAAGCCCGCCCCACCATGCAAGCCTGCGGCATCGACGTTTCGCAAACTTTATTGAATATTGGATGGGATTTTGCGGTAAAATTTCAACCATGTACGGAAGGCCATACCATAGGAATGGTGCTTCTGGACTGA